The Pirellulimonas nuda genome includes a region encoding these proteins:
- a CDS encoding FMN-binding glutamate synthase family protein, protein MIFWAVTAFVLFLVIVALYDITQKKHTILRNFPIVGHFRYWLETIGPELRQYIVASNDEERPFSRDQRSWVYASAKHQNNYFGFGTDNDLELTPSYVVIKHSAFPVLSPPPGDPAYDHKHVVPCAKVLGARRGRAKAFRPHSVLNISAMSYGSLSAAAIEALNRGSHLAGCLQNTGEGGVSDHHLQGGDLVWQIGTAYFGCREPDGGFSMDRLAETVERCPSIRAIEVKLSQGAKPGHGGVLPKAKITPEIARIRGIRTDRDCVSPAGHTAFGSADGLLDFVEAIAERTGLPVGIKSAVGEQRFWVELCDLMEDGARGVDFITIDGGEGGTGAAPLVFADHVSLPFKQGFARVYRVLAERGVHDRVVLIGSGKLGLPETAMVAFALGCDMVNLAREAMLSIGCIQAQRCHTNHCPTGVATQNRWLMRGLDPHLKGVRAANYIVHLRKEVLELCHACGVSHPALVTPEHIDIIDDHFGHRTLSEVFGYPPGYGVPSGDDRQRIVELMAKDHTAAD, encoded by the coding sequence ACATCACCCAAAAGAAGCACACGATCCTGCGTAACTTCCCCATCGTGGGGCACTTCCGTTACTGGCTGGAGACCATCGGGCCGGAGCTGCGGCAGTACATCGTGGCCAGCAACGACGAGGAGCGCCCCTTCTCACGCGACCAGCGGAGCTGGGTCTACGCCTCGGCAAAGCACCAGAACAACTACTTCGGGTTCGGCACCGACAACGACCTAGAGCTGACCCCCAGCTACGTCGTGATCAAGCACAGCGCGTTCCCCGTGCTGAGCCCGCCGCCGGGCGATCCGGCGTACGACCACAAGCACGTGGTTCCCTGCGCCAAAGTGCTTGGCGCCCGCCGCGGGCGGGCCAAGGCGTTCCGACCCCACTCGGTGCTGAACATCTCGGCGATGAGTTACGGGTCGCTCAGCGCCGCGGCGATCGAGGCCCTCAATCGTGGGTCGCACCTGGCGGGCTGCTTGCAGAACACGGGGGAGGGGGGCGTCTCCGATCATCACCTGCAGGGGGGCGACCTGGTTTGGCAGATCGGCACCGCCTACTTCGGCTGCCGCGAGCCTGACGGCGGGTTCTCGATGGACCGATTGGCCGAAACCGTCGAGCGCTGCCCCTCGATCCGGGCCATCGAGGTCAAGCTCAGCCAGGGCGCCAAACCGGGGCACGGCGGCGTGCTGCCCAAGGCGAAGATCACCCCCGAGATCGCCCGCATCCGCGGCATCCGCACCGACCGAGACTGCGTCAGCCCGGCGGGGCACACCGCCTTCGGCAGCGCCGATGGGCTGCTCGATTTCGTCGAAGCGATCGCGGAGCGGACCGGGCTGCCCGTGGGGATTAAGAGCGCGGTCGGGGAGCAGCGGTTTTGGGTAGAGCTGTGCGACCTGATGGAGGACGGCGCCCGCGGCGTCGACTTCATCACCATTGACGGCGGCGAAGGGGGCACGGGCGCCGCGCCGCTGGTGTTCGCCGACCACGTGTCGCTCCCCTTTAAGCAGGGCTTCGCCCGCGTCTACCGGGTGCTGGCCGAGCGCGGCGTGCACGACCGGGTTGTGCTGATCGGCTCCGGCAAGCTGGGGCTGCCGGAAACCGCGATGGTGGCCTTCGCCCTGGGGTGCGACATGGTGAACCTGGCGCGGGAGGCGATGCTCTCGATCGGCTGCATCCAGGCGCAGCGGTGCCACACCAACCACTGCCCGACCGGCGTCGCCACGCAGAACCGCTGGCTGATGCGCGGCCTCGACCCCCATCTCAAGGGCGTTCGCGCCGCGAACTACATCGTCCACCTCCGCAAAGAAGTGCTCGAGCTGTGCCACGCCTGCGGCGTGTCACACCCGGCCCTCGTCACCCCTGAGCACATCGACATCATCGACGACCACTTCGGTCACCGCACCCTGAGCGAGGTTTTCGGCTACCCGCCGGGGTACGGGGTCCCCTCCGGAGACGACCGGCAGCGCATTGTGGAGTTGATGGCGAAAGACCACACGGCGGCCGACTGA
- a CDS encoding sulfatase family protein, which produces MIRCLLLCAAFYATTPFLTAAHAAEDSASSKPNIVVIFIDDLGYADIGPFGATKQKTPHLERMRREGMKLTSFYGAPVCSVSRAQLLTGCYGPRVSIPGVLFPQGPTGLNPTELTIAERLGPLGYATACIGKWHLGDQKQFLPTAQGFDHYFGIPYSNDMQRVAKGGDAPVVPLLRDDKVAELLTDDQQSRIVERYTDEATRFIREHKDGPFFLYFPHTAVHTPIFPGEAFRGKSDNGRFGDWVEEVDWSVGQVLETLEEAGLDEKTLVLFTSDNGPWLIKGADGGSAEPLRGGKGSTWEGGVRVPTLARWPGKIAPGSVCDAVSGTIDLLPTFVCLAGGELPDRPEIDGRDLSEVLLGNSAQSPREAHYYFSNYQLEAVRQGPWKLAVAAQRETMGRGVSRDAKEGGRLYNLDQEIGERTNLAEQYPEIVAKLGRLADQMEAELGGDAPAARRPAGEVANPTPLYPMEARKPKPKASGKKPVALNETVRPEVLSAR; this is translated from the coding sequence ATGATCCGCTGCTTGCTTCTGTGCGCCGCGTTCTACGCCACAACCCCTTTCTTGACGGCCGCCCACGCCGCGGAAGACTCGGCCTCATCCAAGCCGAACATCGTCGTCATCTTTATCGACGACCTCGGCTACGCCGACATCGGCCCGTTCGGCGCGACGAAACAGAAGACGCCGCACCTCGAACGGATGCGGCGTGAAGGGATGAAACTGACCTCCTTCTATGGGGCGCCGGTCTGCTCTGTGTCGCGGGCCCAACTGTTAACCGGTTGCTACGGGCCGCGGGTCTCCATCCCCGGCGTCTTGTTCCCGCAGGGTCCGACCGGGCTCAATCCGACCGAGCTCACGATCGCCGAACGGCTGGGGCCGCTGGGGTACGCGACCGCCTGCATCGGCAAGTGGCACCTCGGAGACCAGAAGCAGTTCTTGCCGACCGCGCAAGGGTTCGACCACTACTTCGGCATCCCCTATTCCAACGATATGCAACGCGTCGCGAAGGGGGGCGACGCGCCGGTGGTGCCGCTGCTGCGTGACGACAAGGTCGCCGAGCTGCTCACGGACGACCAGCAGAGCCGCATCGTAGAACGCTACACCGACGAGGCGACGCGCTTCATCCGGGAACACAAGGACGGCCCCTTCTTCCTCTACTTCCCGCACACCGCGGTCCACACGCCCATCTTTCCCGGCGAGGCGTTCCGCGGGAAGAGCGACAACGGGCGGTTCGGCGACTGGGTGGAAGAGGTCGATTGGAGCGTCGGCCAAGTGCTAGAGACGCTCGAAGAAGCGGGGCTCGACGAGAAGACGCTCGTCTTGTTCACCAGCGACAACGGCCCGTGGCTGATCAAGGGCGCCGACGGCGGCAGCGCCGAGCCCCTGCGGGGCGGCAAGGGGAGCACCTGGGAGGGGGGCGTCCGCGTGCCGACCCTCGCCCGCTGGCCCGGCAAGATCGCCCCCGGGAGCGTGTGCGACGCGGTGTCCGGAACCATCGACCTGCTCCCCACCTTCGTCTGCTTAGCGGGGGGGGAGCTACCCGACCGGCCGGAGATCGACGGGCGCGACCTGTCCGAGGTCCTGCTCGGCAACAGCGCCCAATCGCCTCGCGAAGCCCACTACTACTTCTCCAACTACCAGCTCGAGGCCGTGCGGCAGGGGCCGTGGAAGCTCGCCGTAGCGGCTCAACGCGAGACGATGGGGCGAGGCGTTTCGCGCGACGCGAAGGAAGGTGGGCGACTCTACAACCTCGACCAAGAGATCGGCGAGCGGACGAACCTCGCGGAGCAGTACCCAGAGATCGTCGCCAAGCTCGGCCGGCTGGCGGACCAGATGGAGGCCGAGCTGGGGGGCGACGCTCCCGCCGCACGCCGTCCCGCCGGAGAGGTCGCCAATCCGACTCCGCTCTACCCGATGGAAGCCCGCAAACCAAAGCCCAAGGCGAGCGGCAAGAAGCCGGTCGCTTTGAACGAGACGGTCCGGCCCGAGGTGCTTTCGGCCCGCTAG